A stretch of Elusimicrobiota bacterium DNA encodes these proteins:
- the pilM gene encoding type IV pilus assembly protein PilM produces the protein MALADALKNIRLDKFRIKSKDAIGVDLGSTALKIVQLKGAGGRWKVHRANLLALPNAGPDVAGPERRVQAISLLKEYVAKQKDSISKNAVFSVSGNSVIVRFVKFPKMSRDDLSKMIVIEAEPYIPFAIPEVNIDFNILGDVVEEGQKKMETILVAAKKEIINGRLEIIQQGGLTPSLIDVDAFALQNAYELNVGANAKETALLVHVGAFVTTMTIIEAGVPKVVRDVFIAGNTVTKALQRNFQVDAKKADDMKTKAVILATQEEREKAMADQNKEVLQMSTVILPVMKDLLAEIQRSLDFYLSQGTDRQVTRVLLSGGTSRLGNLVNYLAQELRLPVEMFDPFARIDGAQSIAPDMRPLFAVAVGLALRREGDIA, from the coding sequence ATGGCTCTGGCGGACGCATTAAAAAATATTCGACTGGACAAGTTCCGGATCAAATCCAAAGACGCCATCGGCGTCGACCTGGGTTCGACGGCTTTGAAGATCGTCCAGTTGAAAGGCGCCGGCGGGCGCTGGAAAGTTCACCGCGCCAACCTATTGGCTCTCCCGAACGCCGGTCCCGACGTGGCCGGCCCCGAACGGCGCGTACAGGCCATCAGCCTCCTTAAGGAATACGTCGCCAAGCAAAAAGACAGCATCTCCAAAAACGCCGTCTTCTCGGTGTCCGGCAACTCGGTCATTGTTCGGTTTGTGAAATTCCCCAAAATGTCCCGGGACGACCTCTCCAAGATGATCGTGATTGAAGCCGAACCCTACATTCCCTTTGCCATCCCGGAAGTGAACATTGATTTCAACATCCTGGGAGACGTTGTTGAGGAAGGCCAGAAGAAAATGGAGACGATCTTGGTCGCGGCCAAAAAAGAAATCATCAACGGCCGTTTGGAAATCATTCAACAAGGGGGCCTGACCCCTTCCTTGATCGATGTCGATGCTTTCGCCCTTCAAAACGCCTACGAGTTGAACGTGGGGGCGAACGCGAAGGAAACCGCGCTCTTGGTTCATGTCGGCGCCTTCGTTACGACCATGACCATCATCGAAGCCGGTGTGCCCAAGGTGGTTCGCGACGTGTTCATCGCCGGCAACACGGTGACCAAAGCGTTGCAGCGGAATTTTCAAGTGGACGCTAAAAAAGCCGACGACATGAAAACCAAGGCCGTGATCCTGGCGACGCAGGAAGAGCGCGAGAAAGCCATGGCGGACCAAAACAAGGAAGTTCTTCAGATGTCGACCGTTATTTTGCCGGTCATGAAAGACCTCTTGGCGGAAATCCAGCGCTCCCTGGATTTTTATTTGTCCCAAGGGACGGACCGGCAGGTGACCCGCGTTTTGTTGTCCGGCGGAACGAGCCGGTTGGGGAATTTGGTGAATTACTTGGCGCAGGAGCTTCGTCTCCCCGTGGAAATGTTCGATCCCTTCGCGCGCATCGACGGCGCCCAATCCATCGCGCCCGACATGCGTCCTTTGTTCGCCGTCGCCGTCGGCTTGGCCCTTCGTCGGGAAGGAGACATCGCCTAG
- a CDS encoding PilN domain-containing protein produces the protein MIKINLLPREIYADKARRQLASLGVGIGVLVAALLLGFYGLLKKKEISLAKQMNEAKTEESKYQAIANDVQQLEVKKQQLSTRYDVIQRLVTGTLVYPKFFEDFMSLLPADVWIGSLSTSTDSSYGLMVQTSAQALSTFAIADWLTNLQSSPLCSDVRLGAISVTEDGEGRSVFTFQMNFTYRRSG, from the coding sequence ATGATTAAGATCAACCTTCTTCCCCGTGAAATATACGCCGACAAGGCCCGCCGACAATTGGCCTCTTTGGGCGTCGGCATCGGGGTTCTCGTCGCGGCCTTGTTGCTCGGCTTTTACGGTCTTTTGAAGAAAAAAGAAATTTCCCTGGCGAAGCAAATGAACGAAGCCAAAACCGAAGAATCCAAATACCAAGCCATCGCGAACGACGTTCAGCAGTTGGAAGTCAAAAAGCAGCAGCTGAGCACCCGCTACGACGTTATCCAACGTTTGGTGACGGGCACCCTGGTTTACCCTAAATTCTTCGAGGATTTCATGTCGTTGCTCCCGGCGGATGTTTGGATAGGCAGCCTGAGCACGAGCACCGACTCTTCCTACGGCTTGATGGTTCAGACCAGTGCCCAGGCTCTTTCGACTTTTGCCATTGCGGATTGGTTGACCAACCTTCAATCGTCGCCGTTGTGCAGCGATGTTCGCCTTGGGGCCATCAGCGTGACCGAGGATGGCGAGGGGCGGTCGGTCTTTACCTTTCAAATGAATTTCACCTATCGGCGGAGCGGATGA
- the pilO gene encoding type 4a pilus biogenesis protein PilO, translating into MALNKDQQQKILLGVVVVVTFCYVYFKYLLAPTRASIAETETQLQSVLQRVDSLKMTASRLPQLRKQTEELDLQVAKVEKRLPRTRNLEDIIRIVTELAKKNGVSFSSFSPAGESSQTYYTEVPFTLNVTGTMHSIGKFLSVIGQQERIFSAKNLNISYSPNTKKGYTISGTFTLYAFIYNG; encoded by the coding sequence ATGGCATTGAACAAGGACCAACAACAAAAAATCCTGCTGGGGGTCGTGGTCGTCGTCACCTTTTGCTATGTCTATTTCAAATATCTTTTGGCGCCCACTCGCGCCAGCATCGCCGAAACGGAGACCCAGCTCCAATCGGTTCTGCAGCGCGTCGACAGCCTCAAAATGACGGCCAGTCGGTTGCCTCAATTACGAAAGCAAACGGAGGAATTGGATCTTCAAGTCGCCAAAGTGGAAAAGCGGTTGCCGCGGACCCGCAATTTGGAAGACATCATCCGAATCGTCACCGAATTGGCCAAAAAAAACGGGGTGAGCTTCTCGTCGTTTTCCCCGGCCGGAGAGTCTTCGCAGACTTACTACACGGAAGTGCCGTTCACGTTGAACGTGACCGGCACGATGCATTCCATCGGAAAGTTTTTGTCGGTAATCGGTCAGCAGGAGCGTATTTTCAGCGCTAAGAACTTGAACATTTCCTATTCGCCCAACACGAAAAAAGGTTATACGATCAGCGGAACGTTTACCCTCTATGCTTTTATTTACAATGGATAA